In Zea mays cultivar B73 chromosome 7, Zm-B73-REFERENCE-NAM-5.0, whole genome shotgun sequence, the following proteins share a genomic window:
- the LOC100281203 gene encoding uncharacterized protein isoform X1, with product MDATMAFTSGSPTPTRFYSSALLSLRTPKSLSVYGPWRWRGRGRPLLALRHRSQAQAAAAAAGAAEASHHDVVVVGAGIVGLAIARHLLLHTSLSVAIADAAVPCSGATGAGTLPSAPALMLRCFRLYGVGCNTSFGEPLASGFYLGWGSLCAGQGYIWMSHRTPGTDTWELALRSKQLWEELATEVDGQGGGGAREKLGWMRTGSLLVGRSSEELGTLDERTKALSQAGIHAEFLSASSLHALEPALSVGKDGGAMFLPQDCQIDAFQAVSLIEKTNNSYSSEGRYREFYNDPAMSLIRSDVTGKVEAVQTSRNILYGRKAFVIASGAWTRSLLHSFVEPALTLDIPVKPRKGHLLVLEKFDKVKLNHALMEVGYVDHQITKSNSTHIASESSEDELGALSVSMTATLDTKGNLVLGSSREFKGFSREVDRSVVQCIWERAGEFFPAMKNVSFDIDQNTQIRIGHRPYMPDGKPVIDFIPNLSNILIATGHEGSGLTLALGTAEMVTDMILGNPGKVSYSPFSIKRRFSDFCCLSPIQFKIRTDFLCLES from the exons ATGGATGCTACCATGGCGTTCACCTCCGGAAGCCCTACCCCCACGCGCTTCTACTCTTCAGCTTTGCTATCGTTGCGCACCCCCAAGAGCCTCTCTGTCTACGGCCCATGGCGATGGCGTGGGCGTGGGCGCCCCCTCCTCGCGCTCCGGCATCGGTCCCAGGCCCAGGCCGCCGCAGCGGCGGCCGGGGCGGCCGAAGCCTCCCACCACGATGTTGTAGTTGTGGGCGCTGGAATCGTAGGGCTTGCCATCGCGCGCCACCTCCTCCTCCACACTTCGCTCTCCGTTGCCATCGCCGACGCTGCCGTCCCCTGCTCTGGTGCCACAGGCGCAGGTACTCTTCCTTCGGCGCCTGCGTTGATGCTTCGGTGCTTCAGGCTTTATGGAGTTGGATGTAATACATCCTTTGGCGAGCCTCTGGCTTCGGGTTTCTACCTTGGGTGGGGTTCGTTGTGTGCAGGGCAGGGATACATATGGATGTCGCACCGGACGCCGGGGACTGACACGTGGGAGCTGGCGCTGCGGAGTAAGCAACTTTGGGAGGAGCTGGCGACCGAGGTTGACGGCCAGGGAGGCGGCGGAGCACGGGAGAAATTGGGGTGGATGAGGACAG GAAGCTTGCTAGTTGGGAGAAGTTCGGAAGAGCTGGGCACATTGGACGAAAGGACCAAGGCTCTGTCTCAGGCAGGCATACATGCGGAATTCTTGTCAGCATCTTCATTACATGCATTAGAACCGGCACTCAGTGTAGGGAAAGATGGCGGTGCTATGTTCTTGCCGCAAGACTGTCAGATTGATGCATTCCAGGCTGTCTCTTTGATTGAGAAG ACCAATAACTCGTATTCCTCAGAAGGAAGGTATAGGGAGTTCTATAATGATCCTGCCATGTCATTAATAAG ATCGGACGTTACTGGAAAAGTTGAAGCTGTCCAAACTTCCAGAAACATATTGTATGGCAGAAAAGCTTTTGTAATTGCTTCTGGTGCCTGGACTCGATCCTTATTGCATAGTTTCGTAGAACCAGCTTTGACGTTGGATATTCCTGTCAAGCCACGAAAG GGTCATCTTCTTGTGTTGGAGAAATTCGACAAGGTTAAGTTAAATCATGCCCTAATGGAGGTTGGATATGTTGACCATCAGATTACAAAGTCAAATAGCACACACATAGCTTCAGAATCTAGTGAAGATGAGCTTGGTGCTTTATCAGTATCAATGACTGCAACCTTAGATACAAAGGGAAATTTAGTTCTAG GAAGCAGCCGGGAGTTCAAAGGTTTTTCGAGGGAGGTTGATAGATCCGTTGTTCAGTGTATATGGGAACGTGCAGGAGAGTTTTTTCCTGCAATGAAGAATGTTTCTTTTGATATTGATCAGAATACTCAAATCAGAATAGGGCATCGTCCATACA TGCCTGATGGAAAGCCAGTTATTGACTTTATTCCTAATctctcaaatattttgattgcaaCTGGACACGAAGGAAGTGGACTTACTTTG
- the LOC100281203 gene encoding uncharacterized protein LOC100281203, whose product MDATMAFTSGSPTPTRFYSSALLSLRTPKSLSVYGPWRWRGRGRPLLALRHRSQAQAAAAAAGAAEASHHDVVVVGAGIVGLAIARHLLLHTSLSVAIADAAVPCSGATGAGQGYIWMSHRTPGTDTWELALRSKQLWEELATEVDGQGGGGAREKLGWMRTGSLLVGRSSEELGTLDERTKALSQAGIHAEFLSASSLHALEPALSVGKDGGAMFLPQDCQIDAFQAVSLIEKTNNSYSSEGRYREFYNDPAMSLIRSDVTGKVEAVQTSRNILYGRKAFVIASGAWTRSLLHSFVEPALTLDIPVKPRKGHLLVLEKFDKVKLNHALMEVGYVDHQITKSNSTHIASESSEDELGALSVSMTATLDTKGNLVLGSSREFKGFSREVDRSVVQCIWERAGEFFPAMKNVSFDIDQNTQIRIGHRPYMPDGKPVIDFIPNLSNILIATGHEGSGLTLALGTAEMVTDMILGNPGKVSYSPFSIKRRFSG is encoded by the exons ATGGATGCTACCATGGCGTTCACCTCCGGAAGCCCTACCCCCACGCGCTTCTACTCTTCAGCTTTGCTATCGTTGCGCACCCCCAAGAGCCTCTCTGTCTACGGCCCATGGCGATGGCGTGGGCGTGGGCGCCCCCTCCTCGCGCTCCGGCATCGGTCCCAGGCCCAGGCCGCCGCAGCGGCGGCCGGGGCGGCCGAAGCCTCCCACCACGATGTTGTAGTTGTGGGCGCTGGAATCGTAGGGCTTGCCATCGCGCGCCACCTCCTCCTCCACACTTCGCTCTCCGTTGCCATCGCCGACGCTGCCGTCCCCTGCTCTGGTGCCACAGGCGCAG GGCAGGGATACATATGGATGTCGCACCGGACGCCGGGGACTGACACGTGGGAGCTGGCGCTGCGGAGTAAGCAACTTTGGGAGGAGCTGGCGACCGAGGTTGACGGCCAGGGAGGCGGCGGAGCACGGGAGAAATTGGGGTGGATGAGGACAG GAAGCTTGCTAGTTGGGAGAAGTTCGGAAGAGCTGGGCACATTGGACGAAAGGACCAAGGCTCTGTCTCAGGCAGGCATACATGCGGAATTCTTGTCAGCATCTTCATTACATGCATTAGAACCGGCACTCAGTGTAGGGAAAGATGGCGGTGCTATGTTCTTGCCGCAAGACTGTCAGATTGATGCATTCCAGGCTGTCTCTTTGATTGAGAAG ACCAATAACTCGTATTCCTCAGAAGGAAGGTATAGGGAGTTCTATAATGATCCTGCCATGTCATTAATAAG ATCGGACGTTACTGGAAAAGTTGAAGCTGTCCAAACTTCCAGAAACATATTGTATGGCAGAAAAGCTTTTGTAATTGCTTCTGGTGCCTGGACTCGATCCTTATTGCATAGTTTCGTAGAACCAGCTTTGACGTTGGATATTCCTGTCAAGCCACGAAAG GGTCATCTTCTTGTGTTGGAGAAATTCGACAAGGTTAAGTTAAATCATGCCCTAATGGAGGTTGGATATGTTGACCATCAGATTACAAAGTCAAATAGCACACACATAGCTTCAGAATCTAGTGAAGATGAGCTTGGTGCTTTATCAGTATCAATGACTGCAACCTTAGATACAAAGGGAAATTTAGTTCTAG GAAGCAGCCGGGAGTTCAAAGGTTTTTCGAGGGAGGTTGATAGATCCGTTGTTCAGTGTATATGGGAACGTGCAGGAGAGTTTTTTCCTGCAATGAAGAATGTTTCTTTTGATATTGATCAGAATACTCAAATCAGAATAGGGCATCGTCCATACA TGCCTGATGGAAAGCCAGTTATTGACTTTATTCCTAATctctcaaatattttgattgcaaCTGGACACGAAGGAAGTGGACTTACTTTG
- the LOC100281203 gene encoding uncharacterized protein isoform X4, producing the protein MDATMAFTSGSPTPTRFYSSALLSLRTPKSLSVYGPWRWRGRGRPLLALRHRSQAQAAAAAAGAAEASHHDVVVVGAGIVGLAIARHLLLHTSLSVAIADAAVPCSGATGAGTLPSAPALMLRCFRLYGVGCNTSFGEPLASGFYLGWGSLCAGQGYIWMSHRTPGTDTWELALRSKQLWEELATEVDGQGGGGAREKLGWMRTGSLLVGRSSEELGTLDERTKALSQAGIHAEFLSASSLHALEPALSVGKDGGAMFLPQDCQIDAFQAVSLIEKTNNSYSSEGRYREFYNDPAMSLIRSDVTGKVEAVQTSRNILYGRKAFVIASGAWTRSLLHSFVEPALTLDIPVKPRKGHLLVLEKFDKVKLNHALMEVGYVDHQITKSNSTHIASESSEDELGALSVSMTATLDTKGNLVLGSSREFKGFSREVDRSVVQCIWERAGEFFPAMKNVSFDIDQNTQIRIGHRPYMPDGKPVIDFIPNLSNILIATGHEGSGLTLALGTAEMVTDMILGNPGKVSYSPFSIKRRFSD; encoded by the exons ATGGATGCTACCATGGCGTTCACCTCCGGAAGCCCTACCCCCACGCGCTTCTACTCTTCAGCTTTGCTATCGTTGCGCACCCCCAAGAGCCTCTCTGTCTACGGCCCATGGCGATGGCGTGGGCGTGGGCGCCCCCTCCTCGCGCTCCGGCATCGGTCCCAGGCCCAGGCCGCCGCAGCGGCGGCCGGGGCGGCCGAAGCCTCCCACCACGATGTTGTAGTTGTGGGCGCTGGAATCGTAGGGCTTGCCATCGCGCGCCACCTCCTCCTCCACACTTCGCTCTCCGTTGCCATCGCCGACGCTGCCGTCCCCTGCTCTGGTGCCACAGGCGCAGGTACTCTTCCTTCGGCGCCTGCGTTGATGCTTCGGTGCTTCAGGCTTTATGGAGTTGGATGTAATACATCCTTTGGCGAGCCTCTGGCTTCGGGTTTCTACCTTGGGTGGGGTTCGTTGTGTGCAGGGCAGGGATACATATGGATGTCGCACCGGACGCCGGGGACTGACACGTGGGAGCTGGCGCTGCGGAGTAAGCAACTTTGGGAGGAGCTGGCGACCGAGGTTGACGGCCAGGGAGGCGGCGGAGCACGGGAGAAATTGGGGTGGATGAGGACAG GAAGCTTGCTAGTTGGGAGAAGTTCGGAAGAGCTGGGCACATTGGACGAAAGGACCAAGGCTCTGTCTCAGGCAGGCATACATGCGGAATTCTTGTCAGCATCTTCATTACATGCATTAGAACCGGCACTCAGTGTAGGGAAAGATGGCGGTGCTATGTTCTTGCCGCAAGACTGTCAGATTGATGCATTCCAGGCTGTCTCTTTGATTGAGAAG ACCAATAACTCGTATTCCTCAGAAGGAAGGTATAGGGAGTTCTATAATGATCCTGCCATGTCATTAATAAG ATCGGACGTTACTGGAAAAGTTGAAGCTGTCCAAACTTCCAGAAACATATTGTATGGCAGAAAAGCTTTTGTAATTGCTTCTGGTGCCTGGACTCGATCCTTATTGCATAGTTTCGTAGAACCAGCTTTGACGTTGGATATTCCTGTCAAGCCACGAAAG GGTCATCTTCTTGTGTTGGAGAAATTCGACAAGGTTAAGTTAAATCATGCCCTAATGGAGGTTGGATATGTTGACCATCAGATTACAAAGTCAAATAGCACACACATAGCTTCAGAATCTAGTGAAGATGAGCTTGGTGCTTTATCAGTATCAATGACTGCAACCTTAGATACAAAGGGAAATTTAGTTCTAG GAAGCAGCCGGGAGTTCAAAGGTTTTTCGAGGGAGGTTGATAGATCCGTTGTTCAGTGTATATGGGAACGTGCAGGAGAGTTTTTTCCTGCAATGAAGAATGTTTCTTTTGATATTGATCAGAATACTCAAATCAGAATAGGGCATCGTCCATACA TGCCTGATGGAAAGCCAGTTATTGACTTTATTCCTAATctctcaaatattttgattgcaaCTGGACACGAAGGAAGTGGACTTACTTTG
- the LOC100281203 gene encoding uncharacterized protein isoform X3 — MDATMAFTSGSPTPTRFYSSALLSLRTPKSLSVYGPWRWRGRGRPLLALRHRSQAQAAAAAAGAAEASHHDVVVVGAGIVGLAIARHLLLHTSLSVAIADAAVPCSGATGAGTLPSAPALMLRCFRLYGVGCNTSFGEPLASGFYLGWGSLCAGQGYIWMSHRTPGTDTWELALRSKQLWEELATEVDGQGGGGAREKLGWMRTGSLLVGRSSEELGTLDERTKALSQAGIHAEFLSASSLHALEPALSVGKDGGAMFLPQDCQIDAFQAVSLIEKTNNSYSSEGRYREFYNDPAMSLIRSDVTGKVEAVQTSRNILYGRKAFVIASGAWTRSLLHSFVEPALTLDIPVKPRKGHLLVLEKFDKVKLNHALMEVGYVDHQITKSNSTHIASESSEDELGALSVSMTATLDTKGNLVLGSSREFKGFSREVDRSVVQCIWERAGEFFPAMKNVSFDIDQNTQIRIGHRPYMPDGKPVIDFIPNLSNILIATGHEGSGLTLALGTAEMVTDMILGNPGKVSYSPFSIKRRFSV, encoded by the exons ATGGATGCTACCATGGCGTTCACCTCCGGAAGCCCTACCCCCACGCGCTTCTACTCTTCAGCTTTGCTATCGTTGCGCACCCCCAAGAGCCTCTCTGTCTACGGCCCATGGCGATGGCGTGGGCGTGGGCGCCCCCTCCTCGCGCTCCGGCATCGGTCCCAGGCCCAGGCCGCCGCAGCGGCGGCCGGGGCGGCCGAAGCCTCCCACCACGATGTTGTAGTTGTGGGCGCTGGAATCGTAGGGCTTGCCATCGCGCGCCACCTCCTCCTCCACACTTCGCTCTCCGTTGCCATCGCCGACGCTGCCGTCCCCTGCTCTGGTGCCACAGGCGCAGGTACTCTTCCTTCGGCGCCTGCGTTGATGCTTCGGTGCTTCAGGCTTTATGGAGTTGGATGTAATACATCCTTTGGCGAGCCTCTGGCTTCGGGTTTCTACCTTGGGTGGGGTTCGTTGTGTGCAGGGCAGGGATACATATGGATGTCGCACCGGACGCCGGGGACTGACACGTGGGAGCTGGCGCTGCGGAGTAAGCAACTTTGGGAGGAGCTGGCGACCGAGGTTGACGGCCAGGGAGGCGGCGGAGCACGGGAGAAATTGGGGTGGATGAGGACAG GAAGCTTGCTAGTTGGGAGAAGTTCGGAAGAGCTGGGCACATTGGACGAAAGGACCAAGGCTCTGTCTCAGGCAGGCATACATGCGGAATTCTTGTCAGCATCTTCATTACATGCATTAGAACCGGCACTCAGTGTAGGGAAAGATGGCGGTGCTATGTTCTTGCCGCAAGACTGTCAGATTGATGCATTCCAGGCTGTCTCTTTGATTGAGAAG ACCAATAACTCGTATTCCTCAGAAGGAAGGTATAGGGAGTTCTATAATGATCCTGCCATGTCATTAATAAG ATCGGACGTTACTGGAAAAGTTGAAGCTGTCCAAACTTCCAGAAACATATTGTATGGCAGAAAAGCTTTTGTAATTGCTTCTGGTGCCTGGACTCGATCCTTATTGCATAGTTTCGTAGAACCAGCTTTGACGTTGGATATTCCTGTCAAGCCACGAAAG GGTCATCTTCTTGTGTTGGAGAAATTCGACAAGGTTAAGTTAAATCATGCCCTAATGGAGGTTGGATATGTTGACCATCAGATTACAAAGTCAAATAGCACACACATAGCTTCAGAATCTAGTGAAGATGAGCTTGGTGCTTTATCAGTATCAATGACTGCAACCTTAGATACAAAGGGAAATTTAGTTCTAG GAAGCAGCCGGGAGTTCAAAGGTTTTTCGAGGGAGGTTGATAGATCCGTTGTTCAGTGTATATGGGAACGTGCAGGAGAGTTTTTTCCTGCAATGAAGAATGTTTCTTTTGATATTGATCAGAATACTCAAATCAGAATAGGGCATCGTCCATACA TGCCTGATGGAAAGCCAGTTATTGACTTTATTCCTAATctctcaaatattttgattgcaaCTGGACACGAAGGAAGTGGACTTACTTTG
- the LOC100281203 gene encoding uncharacterized protein isoform X2 yields the protein MDATMAFTSGSPTPTRFYSSALLSLRTPKSLSVYGPWRWRGRGRPLLALRHRSQAQAAAAAAGAAEASHHDVVVVGAGIVGLAIARHLLLHTSLSVAIADAAVPCSGATGAGTLPSAPALMLRCFRLYGVGCNTSFGEPLASGFYLGWGSLCAGQGYIWMSHRTPGTDTWELALRSKQLWEELATEVDGQGGGGAREKLGWMRTGSLLVGRSSEELGTLDERTKALSQAGIHAEFLSASSLHALEPALSVGKDGGAMFLPQDCQIDAFQAVSLIEKTNNSYSSEGRYREFYNDPAMSLIRSDVTGKVEAVQTSRNILYGRKAFVIASGAWTRSLLHSFVEPALTLDIPVKPRKGHLLVLEKFDKVKLNHALMEVGYVDHQITKSNSTHIASESSEDELGALSVSMTATLDTKGNLVLGSSREFKGFSREVDRSVVQCIWERAGEFFPAMKNVSFDIDQNTQIRIGHRPYMPDGKPVIDFIPNLSNILIATGHEGSGLTLALGTAEMVTDMILGNPGKVSYSPFSIKRRFSG from the exons ATGGATGCTACCATGGCGTTCACCTCCGGAAGCCCTACCCCCACGCGCTTCTACTCTTCAGCTTTGCTATCGTTGCGCACCCCCAAGAGCCTCTCTGTCTACGGCCCATGGCGATGGCGTGGGCGTGGGCGCCCCCTCCTCGCGCTCCGGCATCGGTCCCAGGCCCAGGCCGCCGCAGCGGCGGCCGGGGCGGCCGAAGCCTCCCACCACGATGTTGTAGTTGTGGGCGCTGGAATCGTAGGGCTTGCCATCGCGCGCCACCTCCTCCTCCACACTTCGCTCTCCGTTGCCATCGCCGACGCTGCCGTCCCCTGCTCTGGTGCCACAGGCGCAGGTACTCTTCCTTCGGCGCCTGCGTTGATGCTTCGGTGCTTCAGGCTTTATGGAGTTGGATGTAATACATCCTTTGGCGAGCCTCTGGCTTCGGGTTTCTACCTTGGGTGGGGTTCGTTGTGTGCAGGGCAGGGATACATATGGATGTCGCACCGGACGCCGGGGACTGACACGTGGGAGCTGGCGCTGCGGAGTAAGCAACTTTGGGAGGAGCTGGCGACCGAGGTTGACGGCCAGGGAGGCGGCGGAGCACGGGAGAAATTGGGGTGGATGAGGACAG GAAGCTTGCTAGTTGGGAGAAGTTCGGAAGAGCTGGGCACATTGGACGAAAGGACCAAGGCTCTGTCTCAGGCAGGCATACATGCGGAATTCTTGTCAGCATCTTCATTACATGCATTAGAACCGGCACTCAGTGTAGGGAAAGATGGCGGTGCTATGTTCTTGCCGCAAGACTGTCAGATTGATGCATTCCAGGCTGTCTCTTTGATTGAGAAG ACCAATAACTCGTATTCCTCAGAAGGAAGGTATAGGGAGTTCTATAATGATCCTGCCATGTCATTAATAAG ATCGGACGTTACTGGAAAAGTTGAAGCTGTCCAAACTTCCAGAAACATATTGTATGGCAGAAAAGCTTTTGTAATTGCTTCTGGTGCCTGGACTCGATCCTTATTGCATAGTTTCGTAGAACCAGCTTTGACGTTGGATATTCCTGTCAAGCCACGAAAG GGTCATCTTCTTGTGTTGGAGAAATTCGACAAGGTTAAGTTAAATCATGCCCTAATGGAGGTTGGATATGTTGACCATCAGATTACAAAGTCAAATAGCACACACATAGCTTCAGAATCTAGTGAAGATGAGCTTGGTGCTTTATCAGTATCAATGACTGCAACCTTAGATACAAAGGGAAATTTAGTTCTAG GAAGCAGCCGGGAGTTCAAAGGTTTTTCGAGGGAGGTTGATAGATCCGTTGTTCAGTGTATATGGGAACGTGCAGGAGAGTTTTTTCCTGCAATGAAGAATGTTTCTTTTGATATTGATCAGAATACTCAAATCAGAATAGGGCATCGTCCATACA TGCCTGATGGAAAGCCAGTTATTGACTTTATTCCTAATctctcaaatattttgattgcaaCTGGACACGAAGGAAGTGGACTTACTTTG
- the LOC100281203 gene encoding uncharacterized protein isoform X6, protein MDATMAFTSGSPTPTRFYSSALLSLRTPKSLSVYGPWRWRGRGRPLLALRHRSQAQAAAAAAGAAEASHHDVVVVGAGIVGLAIARHLLLHTSLSVAIADAAVPCSGATGAGQGYIWMSHRTPGTDTWELALRSKQLWEELATEVDGQGGGGAREKLGWMRTGSLLVGRSSEELGTLDERTKALSQAGIHAEFLSASSLHALEPALSVGKDGGAMFLPQDCQIDAFQAVSLIEKTNNSYSSEGRYREFYNDPAMSLIRSDVTGKVEAVQTSRNILYGRKAFVIASGAWTRSLLHSFVEPALTLDIPVKPRKGHLLVLEKFDKVKLNHALMEVGYVDHQITKSNSTHIASESSEDELGALSVSMTATLDTKGNLVLGSSREFKGFSREVDRSVVQCIWERAGEFFPAMKNVSFDIDQNTQIRIGHRPYMPDGKPVIDFIPNLSNILIATGHEGSGLTLALGTAEMVTDMILGNPGKVSYSPFSIKRRFSV, encoded by the exons ATGGATGCTACCATGGCGTTCACCTCCGGAAGCCCTACCCCCACGCGCTTCTACTCTTCAGCTTTGCTATCGTTGCGCACCCCCAAGAGCCTCTCTGTCTACGGCCCATGGCGATGGCGTGGGCGTGGGCGCCCCCTCCTCGCGCTCCGGCATCGGTCCCAGGCCCAGGCCGCCGCAGCGGCGGCCGGGGCGGCCGAAGCCTCCCACCACGATGTTGTAGTTGTGGGCGCTGGAATCGTAGGGCTTGCCATCGCGCGCCACCTCCTCCTCCACACTTCGCTCTCCGTTGCCATCGCCGACGCTGCCGTCCCCTGCTCTGGTGCCACAGGCGCAG GGCAGGGATACATATGGATGTCGCACCGGACGCCGGGGACTGACACGTGGGAGCTGGCGCTGCGGAGTAAGCAACTTTGGGAGGAGCTGGCGACCGAGGTTGACGGCCAGGGAGGCGGCGGAGCACGGGAGAAATTGGGGTGGATGAGGACAG GAAGCTTGCTAGTTGGGAGAAGTTCGGAAGAGCTGGGCACATTGGACGAAAGGACCAAGGCTCTGTCTCAGGCAGGCATACATGCGGAATTCTTGTCAGCATCTTCATTACATGCATTAGAACCGGCACTCAGTGTAGGGAAAGATGGCGGTGCTATGTTCTTGCCGCAAGACTGTCAGATTGATGCATTCCAGGCTGTCTCTTTGATTGAGAAG ACCAATAACTCGTATTCCTCAGAAGGAAGGTATAGGGAGTTCTATAATGATCCTGCCATGTCATTAATAAG ATCGGACGTTACTGGAAAAGTTGAAGCTGTCCAAACTTCCAGAAACATATTGTATGGCAGAAAAGCTTTTGTAATTGCTTCTGGTGCCTGGACTCGATCCTTATTGCATAGTTTCGTAGAACCAGCTTTGACGTTGGATATTCCTGTCAAGCCACGAAAG GGTCATCTTCTTGTGTTGGAGAAATTCGACAAGGTTAAGTTAAATCATGCCCTAATGGAGGTTGGATATGTTGACCATCAGATTACAAAGTCAAATAGCACACACATAGCTTCAGAATCTAGTGAAGATGAGCTTGGTGCTTTATCAGTATCAATGACTGCAACCTTAGATACAAAGGGAAATTTAGTTCTAG GAAGCAGCCGGGAGTTCAAAGGTTTTTCGAGGGAGGTTGATAGATCCGTTGTTCAGTGTATATGGGAACGTGCAGGAGAGTTTTTTCCTGCAATGAAGAATGTTTCTTTTGATATTGATCAGAATACTCAAATCAGAATAGGGCATCGTCCATACA TGCCTGATGGAAAGCCAGTTATTGACTTTATTCCTAATctctcaaatattttgattgcaaCTGGACACGAAGGAAGTGGACTTACTTTG